One Tachysurus fulvidraco isolate hzauxx_2018 chromosome 2, HZAU_PFXX_2.0, whole genome shotgun sequence DNA segment encodes these proteins:
- the LOC125140771 gene encoding mucin-3A-like, whose translation AVHSTTSTHSTSMPLTDYPSVTTESLPTKEVSTQVSPEFSTEGMQSQTTSDSATTLTSEESAHSTVSYTSEAVHSTTSTHSTSMPLTDYPSVSSDTTEPTSTEYTSSILTGQTITTESLPTKEVSTQVSPEFSTEGMQSQSTSDSATTLTSEESAHSTVSYTSEAVHSTTSTHSTFMPLTDYPSVSSDTTEPTSTEYTSSILAVHSTTSTHSTSMPLTDYPSVTMESLPTKEVSTQVSPEFSTEGMQSQSTSDSATTLTSEESAHTTLSASSDAVHSTTSTHSTSMPLTDYPSVSSDMTEPTSTEYTSSILTGQTAVHSTTSTHSTSMPLTDYPSV comes from the exons gctgtccattcaacaacatccacccactcgacatctatgcctttaacagattatccttccgtc acaacagaatcacttcctacaaaggaagtgtccacacaagtaagtccagagttctcaactgaagggatgcaatctcaaacaactagtgactcagcaacaactttaacatcagaggaatcagctcaTTCCACCGTCTCTTACACCAGCGAAgctgtccattcaacaacatccacccactcgacatctatgcctttaacagattatccttccgtcagttctgacactaccgaaccaacttcaacagagtacacatcaagtatcctaactggacagact attacaacagaatcacttcctacaaaggaagtgtccacacaagtaagtccagagttctcaactgaagggatgcaatctcaatcaactagtgactcagcaacaactttaacatcagaggaatcagctcaTTCCACCGTCTCTTACACCAGCGAAgctgtccattcaacaacatccacccactcgacatttatgcctttaacagattatccttccgtcagttctgacactaccgaaccaacttcaacagagtacacatcaagtatccta gctgtccattcaacaacatccacccactcgacatctatgcctttaacagattatccttccgtc acaatggaatcacttcctacaaaggaagtgtccacacaagtaagtccagagttctcaactgaagggatgcaatctcaatcaactagtgactcagcaacaactttaacatcagaggaatcagctcaTACCACTTTGTCTGCCTCAAGCGATgctgtccattcaacaacatccacccactcgacatctatgcctttaacagattatccttccgtcagttctgacatgacagaaccaacttcaacagagtacacatcaagtattctaactggacagact gctgtccattcaacaacatccacccactcgacatctatgcctttaacagattatccttccgtc
- the LOC113657241 gene encoding mucin-3B, producing MQSQSTSDSATTLTTEEIAHSTFSASSDAVHSTTSPHSTSMPLTHPSLSSDTTEPTSSEYTSSISNTSLSSTISATSFLGSTADQLNQSTKLPSTSSQNSVPTSPSSPSTITVNSCTDCQCNGAPCFFNVTSGLCECICSDYTYGDSCSFAVNTRPVILSEERPTRKANISLRILKEYNTDYGNLNSEASKKLISILSHGLSGICRRAAPQNFRDVKILRLLPGSIIVKSIAVYNYPNNQSQIDFLNKDLQPSLIKLFDSPDILQDLSQALGNVSVQDEEILMQTAEIEKISDLKPYLNCSSDFANYTLNLVEGAWVCEGPCKQNPGYCNAHGDCVNVKTGPMCLCYKSSFEEYYGPQCELFRRGAGFYGALFGSLGAALLLFITVTIGIVVVRMRRCRCWSLSSSYDSSHSSLSLFGDYFFDFTERGHLQKYTMHNDLRDAEAAVFN from the exons atgcaatctcaatcaactagtgactcagcaacaactttaacaACAGAGGAAATAGCTCACTCCACTTTTTCCGCCTCAAGCGATgctgtccattcaacaacatccCCCCACTCGACATCTATGCCTTTAACACATCCATCTCTCAGTTCTGACACTACAGAACCAACTTCATcagagtacacatcaagtatATCAAACACATCTCTATCCTCTACCATCAGTGCAACTTCTTTTCTCGGATCTACAGCTGATCAACTGAATCAATCCACTAAATTACCTTCTACTAGTTCACAAAATTCTGTACCGACAAGTCCATCTTCTCCATCAACTATCACCGTAAACAGCTGTACAGATTGCCAGTGTAATGGAGCACCATGTTTCTTTAATGTGACTTCTGGATTATGTGAATGCATTTGCAGTGATTACACTTATGGTGATTCATGTAGTTTTGCAGTTAACACAAGACCTGTTATATTAT CTGAGGAGAGACCTACAAGAAAGGCAAACATTTCTTTGAGAATTTTAAAGGAATATAATACTGACTATGGCAATTTAAATTCTGAGGCATCCAAAAAATTGATTTCAATTTTATCACATGGG CTTTCTGGAATTTGCAGAAGAGCAGCTCCACAAAATTTCAGAGATGTAAAGATCCTCAGATTATT ACCTGGTAGCATTATTGTCAAAAGCATTGCAGTGTACAACTATCCCAACAACCAGTCCCAAATAGATTTTCTCAACAAGGATCTACAACCCTCTCTGATAAAGTTGTTTGATAGTCCAGATATACTTCAAGATTTAAGTCAAGCACTTGGAAATGTTTCTGTTCAGGATGAAGAGATTCTAATGCAGACAGCTGAAATAGAAA AAATTTCAGACCTGAAACCATACTTGAATTGCAGTTCGGATTTTGCCAATTACACACTGAATTTGGTGGAAGGTGCCTGGGTATGTGAGGGGCCATGCAAACAAAACCCCGGATACTGCAACGCTCACGGAGATTGTGTGAACGTGAAAACTGGCCCGATGTGCCT ATGCTACAAGTCTTCTTTTGAAGAATACTACGGTCCACAGTGTGAGCTTTTCCGCAGAGGTGCAGGGTTTTATGGCGCACTCTTCGGGAGTTTAGGAGCTGCCCTTCTTCTTTTCATAACTGTGACAATCGGGATCGTAGTAGTACGGATGAGGCGCTGTAGATGCTG GTCTTTGAGCAGCAGTTATGATTCAAGTCATTCAAGTTTGAGCTTGTTTGGTGACTACTTCTTCGACTTCACCGAGAGAG GTCATCTTCAGAAGTACACTATGCATAACGATCTACGAGATGCAGAGGCTGCAGTGTTTAACTGA